A single genomic interval of Lathyrus oleraceus cultivar Zhongwan6 chromosome 7, CAAS_Psat_ZW6_1.0, whole genome shotgun sequence harbors:
- the LOC127100803 gene encoding zinc finger protein ZOP1 isoform X2, producing the protein MTEYWVSQGNKWCDVCKIFISNNPSSIRNHELGQRHKDNVTKRLATMRKDNVAKEKEHKETANALEKIEARAQLSYQKDKAKFEEARESHELDAQEWEFDSASGYYYHKTNGFCYDQKSGFYYSDAIGKWVTHDEAYASPHFALNSGRNIPSGKKGSTPSQSKSQSKSVETKPNKHLDGLLPGPVLRVNPMRSVKAAPSSLAVGKRKRPNEKSKVVSQEEKEALKAREAARKRVEQREKPLLGLYNKPY; encoded by the exons ATGACTGAG TACTGGGTAAGTCAGGGAAACAAATGGTGTGATGTGTGCAAAATTTTCATATCAAATAACCCTTCCAGCATAAGAAATCATGAGCTTGGACAGCGTCACAAGGACAATGTTACTAAGCGGCTCGCTACTATGAGAAAAGATAACGTTGCTAAAGAGAAAGAACACAAGGAAACTGCTAATGCCCTTGAGAAAATCGAAGCT AGAGCACAGCTTAGCTATCAAAAGGATAAAGCAAAGTTTGAGGAAGCTagagaatcacatgaattggATGCTCAAG AATGGGAGTTTGACAGTGCTTCCGGCTATTACTACCATAAAACAAATGGATTTTGCTATGATCAAAAGTCGGGATTTTACTATTCTGATGCCATTG GTAAGTGGGTGACCCATGATGAAGCATATGCCTCACCTCACTTTGCATTAAATTCCGGGCGGAATATACCATCTGGGAAAAAGGGATCAACACCTTCACAATCCAAATCACAATCCAAATCAGTTGAAACCAAACCAAACAAACATCTTGATGGACTGTTACCTGGGCCTGTTCTTAGAGTGAATCCCATGAGAAGTGTAAAAGCCGCCCCGTCATCTCTTGCTGTCGGTAAGAGAAAGAGACCCAATGAAAAATCCAAGgttgtctcccaagaagaaaaAGAAGCTCTCAAGGCAAGAGAGGCTGCAAGGAAAAGAGTTGAACAGAGGGAAAAACCATTGCTTGGGCTTTATAACAAGCCTTACTAA
- the LOC127100803 gene encoding zinc finger protein ZOP1 isoform X1: MTEYWVSQGNKWCDVCKIFISNNPSSIRNHELGQRHKDNVTKRLATMRKDNVAKEKEHKETANALEKIEARAQLSYQKDKAKFEEARESHELDAQGEWEFDSASGYYYHKTNGFCYDQKSGFYYSDAIGKWVTHDEAYASPHFALNSGRNIPSGKKGSTPSQSKSQSKSVETKPNKHLDGLLPGPVLRVNPMRSVKAAPSSLAVGKRKRPNEKSKVVSQEEKEALKAREAARKRVEQREKPLLGLYNKPY; the protein is encoded by the exons ATGACTGAG TACTGGGTAAGTCAGGGAAACAAATGGTGTGATGTGTGCAAAATTTTCATATCAAATAACCCTTCCAGCATAAGAAATCATGAGCTTGGACAGCGTCACAAGGACAATGTTACTAAGCGGCTCGCTACTATGAGAAAAGATAACGTTGCTAAAGAGAAAGAACACAAGGAAACTGCTAATGCCCTTGAGAAAATCGAAGCT AGAGCACAGCTTAGCTATCAAAAGGATAAAGCAAAGTTTGAGGAAGCTagagaatcacatgaattggATGCTCAAGGTG AATGGGAGTTTGACAGTGCTTCCGGCTATTACTACCATAAAACAAATGGATTTTGCTATGATCAAAAGTCGGGATTTTACTATTCTGATGCCATTG GTAAGTGGGTGACCCATGATGAAGCATATGCCTCACCTCACTTTGCATTAAATTCCGGGCGGAATATACCATCTGGGAAAAAGGGATCAACACCTTCACAATCCAAATCACAATCCAAATCAGTTGAAACCAAACCAAACAAACATCTTGATGGACTGTTACCTGGGCCTGTTCTTAGAGTGAATCCCATGAGAAGTGTAAAAGCCGCCCCGTCATCTCTTGCTGTCGGTAAGAGAAAGAGACCCAATGAAAAATCCAAGgttgtctcccaagaagaaaaAGAAGCTCTCAAGGCAAGAGAGGCTGCAAGGAAAAGAGTTGAACAGAGGGAAAAACCATTGCTTGGGCTTTATAACAAGCCTTACTAA